The following are from one region of the Hymenobacter radiodurans genome:
- a CDS encoding M56 family metallopeptidase, whose amino-acid sequence MLPISLLKWMVLSTVLLGVWWLCYHVVLCRERSFGYNRAFLVLGPLLAAGLPLLPLDWPSTWGANSGILLPGITTVLLPPVQVGVPTSNPVLHWSQWLLVGYVGGALATLARLSFGLTKLWLSTRNLPREKQAGYTLVRTQGLLPTSSFGRVVFWDDSLPLNDAEAQQVLHHELAHVQQGHTFDRLLLEVLRAVLWFNPFVHLCARALTLTHEYLADAAALSTTTAFSNTASHSYTHLLARQVATRLGFSIPLAHSFSHSQTLRRIAMIHRTSPIRRCKQWLALPLVALLMFTIACERNTESVAPSQNAEISPNPKRIDISSSSGKQTLTSSSSDEVYTYVEEMPLFPTGKNEDITRAILSNLKYPAEAVRNQVKGRVFVAFTVGSDGQVRDAAITKGLGSGCDEATLNAVRKLPRFIPGKQNGKPVSVRFTVPIEFKPYSAPLSNIFGGLTGLRGC is encoded by the coding sequence ATGCTTCCAATCAGTCTGCTTAAATGGATGGTGCTCAGTACGGTACTGCTGGGCGTGTGGTGGCTTTGCTACCACGTGGTATTGTGTCGTGAGCGGAGCTTTGGCTACAATCGGGCATTTCTGGTGCTAGGGCCACTGCTAGCGGCGGGCTTGCCGCTACTCCCGCTGGATTGGCCAAGCACTTGGGGGGCAAATTCGGGCATCCTCCTGCCGGGTATCACAACCGTGCTGCTTCCACCTGTCCAAGTGGGTGTGCCTACCAGCAATCCGGTGCTTCACTGGTCGCAGTGGCTGCTGGTGGGGTACGTAGGTGGGGCGCTGGCCACGCTGGCCCGGTTAAGCTTCGGGCTGACCAAGCTATGGCTCAGCACCCGCAATTTACCTCGCGAAAAGCAGGCAGGCTACACACTGGTACGCACGCAAGGACTGCTGCCAACTAGCTCATTTGGCCGAGTCGTGTTTTGGGATGACAGCTTACCACTCAACGATGCTGAAGCCCAACAGGTGCTGCACCACGAGCTAGCCCATGTGCAGCAAGGCCACACCTTCGACCGGCTCTTGCTGGAGGTGTTGCGCGCCGTACTCTGGTTCAATCCATTCGTGCATCTGTGCGCTCGGGCTCTCACACTTACGCACGAGTACCTAGCCGATGCGGCCGCCCTGAGCACTACTACTGCCTTCTCAAATACTGCTTCTCATTCCTATACCCACCTACTGGCTCGGCAAGTAGCCACCCGCCTCGGTTTCTCCATTCCGCTTGCGCACTCCTTTTCTCATTCCCAAACCCTACGTCGCATTGCCATGATTCACCGAACTTCCCCTATCCGTCGCTGTAAACAATGGCTGGCCCTGCCGCTGGTTGCTTTGTTAATGTTTACCATCGCCTGTGAGCGAAATACGGAGTCAGTAGCCCCTTCGCAAAATGCCGAGATTTCGCCCAATCCGAAGCGCATTGATATATCATCCTCGTCCGGCAAGCAAACTCTCACATCTTCTTCATCTGATGAAGTTTATACCTATGTAGAAGAGATGCCTCTATTTCCTACTGGTAAAAATGAGGATATAACGCGAGCTATCTTAAGTAATCTCAAGTATCCAGCGGAGGCTGTTCGCAATCAAGTAAAGGGTAGAGTTTTCGTTGCTTTTACAGTAGGTAGTGACGGTCAGGTACGGGATGCAGCTATCACAAAAGGGCTAGGCTCAGGGTGCGACGAAGCAACTCTGAATGCCGTTCGCAAATTGCCGCGGTTTATCCCTGGTAAGCAAAATGGCAAGCCAGTATCAGTTCGTTTTACAGTACCTATCGAATTTAAGCCGTACTCCGCTCCACTCAGTAATATATTTGGCGGGTTAACGGGTTTACGAGGTTGCTAA
- a CDS encoding TolC family protein, whose protein sequence is MPQITGTATYTRIDPVVKLQLSPDSPEFQFAPNNNYDAHITLQYGILDFGKKNASYNLAESRRIAAADQVNLTRRDLAYSAAQVYYNILFVRESIKVQDAQIASLQQHQREMEKRVEGGVSTRFDVTTTQVRITQAQNTKIDLQNQLRNQQVQLARLLHKPEYENVPVRGAFAYQPQAVDVNAALAQASENRPEVKLARDAENTANLNLKFIEHSNKPILGVGAQLGAKNGYQPNLDQIRPNSVGVVQLSVPIYDGNKNKNQRVEALATIRGTQARTQDTQEQIRADVQQALNNMQASAARHDNALQQINQATDAFTRAQSRYRYGVGSNLDVLDAETSLAQARLARLQAIYNYTLGQYQLKRATGEQIW, encoded by the coding sequence TTGCCCCAGATAACAGGCACCGCTACCTACACTCGTATCGACCCGGTGGTGAAGCTTCAGCTTTCTCCAGACTCGCCGGAGTTTCAATTTGCTCCTAACAATAATTACGACGCCCACATCACGCTGCAGTACGGTATTCTCGACTTCGGAAAGAAGAATGCCTCGTACAACTTGGCTGAAAGCCGCCGGATAGCGGCCGCCGACCAAGTAAACCTAACTCGTCGCGATTTGGCTTACTCAGCGGCACAGGTGTACTACAATATTCTGTTTGTGCGCGAAAGCATTAAGGTGCAGGATGCGCAGATTGCTTCTTTGCAGCAGCACCAGCGCGAAATGGAGAAGCGCGTGGAAGGCGGTGTTAGCACCCGTTTCGACGTGACTACGACACAGGTGCGCATTACCCAGGCTCAGAACACTAAGATTGATCTGCAAAACCAGCTCCGCAACCAGCAGGTGCAGCTGGCGCGCCTCCTGCACAAGCCGGAATATGAGAACGTACCCGTGCGGGGCGCTTTTGCTTATCAGCCGCAGGCCGTTGACGTAAATGCGGCCTTAGCACAAGCGAGTGAGAACCGGCCGGAAGTAAAGCTGGCGCGCGACGCGGAAAACACCGCTAATCTGAATCTGAAGTTTATTGAACACAGCAACAAGCCAATACTTGGTGTTGGGGCTCAGTTGGGGGCCAAAAACGGCTACCAGCCCAACCTCGACCAGATTCGGCCGAACTCGGTGGGCGTCGTGCAGCTCTCCGTGCCCATTTATGATGGCAACAAGAATAAGAACCAGCGGGTAGAGGCCCTGGCTACCATTCGGGGTACGCAGGCGCGCACCCAGGATACGCAGGAGCAAATTCGGGCCGATGTGCAGCAGGCCTTGAACAATATGCAGGCAAGCGCGGCGCGCCACGACAACGCCTTACAGCAGATTAATCAGGCCACGGATGCCTTCACGCGGGCGCAGTCGCGCTACCGCTACGGCGTAGGCTCCAACCTCGACGTGCTCGACGCGGAGACCTCGCTGGCACAAGCTCGGCTAGCCCGCTTACAGGCTATTTATAACTATACACTTGGCCAATACCAATTGAAGCGCGCCACCGGCGAGCAGATCTGGTAA
- a CDS encoding sigma-54-dependent Fis family transcriptional regulator: MPDQDDSLLLYINEAIATTRDKDTLFRNVTEKLRLIFPFDAITILTLDADHQYRRVFLRDYLGEVQLPYMTGNKPSQMPVENTPIETFIRQPHLQQFDLTELLKAYPDFQPFESLLAGGMRYLTVVPLRTSGRLVGLLSLVAHRRPDFSPSDGDLLEKIGSLVAVAVTNALAFEDIARRQQETAMQLALNNALLSIKERGELFRTIATEINRVVPCDYFGVRVRLLTTPGRAFAEFGKDAAGHFVALDENRWDDLPNAEAARQAAADLFSKPGFYVGDNFDELAKHYDLMRYIREQRGTQSVLYAPLDVHDEQTATLILSSKDPFAFTEETLALMLNLVPQIQLAVQNVFAFEQIEALRAQLEQEKTYLLDEINTTGKFEDFVGSSTVMQQVQVRIAQVAPTDTTVLVTGETGTGKELVARAIHNLSTRKERALIKLNCAALPAQLIESELFGHEKGAFTGAHDRRIGKFELADGGTIFLDEIGELPLDLQAKLLRVLQEKEFERIGGRRVIPTDARVIAATNRVLEDEVSAGRFRADLYYRLNVVPVRLPALRERPEDIEPLVRHFLDRLSRKLAKPVRGLRERDLRALRQYTWPGNVRELEHVLEQAVIVSQGAFLEFAGFSATRTPTAKPTDAAPLKTLKNQERDHILAALQRTGGRVSGPNGAAVLLDINPKTLEARMKKLGIRRTVGVEE, translated from the coding sequence ATGCCTGACCAAGACGACTCATTGCTGCTGTATATCAACGAGGCCATTGCTACGACTCGTGATAAGGATACGCTGTTCCGCAACGTGACGGAGAAGCTTCGGCTGATATTCCCTTTTGACGCAATTACCATTCTGACGCTGGATGCGGACCACCAATACCGTCGCGTATTTCTGCGAGACTACTTAGGTGAAGTGCAGTTGCCATACATGACGGGGAACAAACCCAGTCAAATGCCCGTGGAGAACACCCCAATCGAAACGTTTATTCGTCAGCCACACCTACAGCAATTCGACTTGACAGAATTGCTCAAGGCGTATCCGGATTTTCAACCTTTTGAGTCGTTGTTGGCGGGCGGAATGCGCTATCTGACGGTTGTGCCATTGCGCACCAGTGGGCGGCTGGTAGGGCTGCTGTCGCTGGTAGCACATCGGCGGCCAGATTTCTCACCCTCTGATGGCGATTTGCTGGAGAAGATTGGAAGCCTGGTAGCCGTGGCAGTCACCAATGCCCTGGCCTTCGAGGATATTGCGCGCCGCCAGCAGGAAACGGCGATGCAATTGGCCTTGAATAATGCGCTCCTTAGCATTAAAGAAAGGGGAGAACTGTTTCGCACAATCGCGACGGAAATCAATCGGGTAGTGCCCTGCGACTATTTTGGGGTGCGGGTGCGTCTGCTCACTACGCCGGGCCGGGCCTTCGCTGAGTTCGGCAAAGATGCTGCTGGCCACTTCGTGGCGCTCGACGAAAACCGGTGGGATGATCTGCCGAACGCGGAAGCTGCCCGTCAAGCCGCCGCCGATCTATTTTCGAAGCCAGGATTCTATGTGGGGGACAATTTTGACGAGCTAGCCAAACACTACGACCTGATGCGCTACATCCGCGAACAGCGTGGTACCCAATCGGTACTCTACGCCCCGCTGGATGTACATGATGAGCAAACAGCTACCCTGATACTATCGAGCAAAGACCCTTTCGCTTTCACGGAGGAGACGTTGGCCTTGATGCTTAACCTCGTGCCCCAAATCCAATTGGCCGTGCAGAACGTCTTTGCCTTCGAGCAAATTGAGGCGTTGCGGGCTCAGCTGGAGCAGGAAAAAACATATTTGCTGGATGAAATTAACACCACGGGCAAATTTGAGGATTTCGTGGGCTCAAGCACCGTGATGCAGCAAGTGCAGGTGCGTATTGCGCAAGTAGCGCCCACCGATACGACGGTGCTGGTAACGGGCGAAACAGGTACGGGCAAAGAGTTAGTAGCCCGCGCTATTCACAACCTGTCGACCCGTAAAGAGCGCGCACTTATCAAGCTCAATTGTGCGGCTTTGCCCGCTCAACTAATCGAGAGTGAGTTGTTTGGCCACGAAAAAGGCGCGTTTACTGGCGCCCACGACCGACGTATCGGTAAGTTTGAACTAGCAGATGGCGGCACCATTTTCCTGGATGAAATCGGTGAACTACCCCTGGATCTGCAAGCTAAACTACTGCGGGTATTACAGGAAAAGGAGTTTGAGCGCATTGGCGGCCGGCGCGTTATTCCAACCGACGCCCGCGTTATTGCCGCTACCAACCGGGTGCTGGAAGACGAGGTAAGTGCTGGCCGCTTCCGCGCCGATCTATACTATCGGCTCAACGTGGTTCCTGTTCGGCTGCCAGCGTTGCGGGAGCGGCCTGAGGACATTGAACCACTCGTTCGCCACTTTCTGGACCGCCTCAGCCGGAAGCTGGCCAAGCCCGTGCGAGGGCTGCGCGAGCGAGATTTGCGGGCCCTGCGGCAGTATACCTGGCCCGGCAATGTGCGCGAGCTAGAGCATGTGCTGGAACAGGCCGTGATAGTGTCGCAGGGGGCTTTTCTGGAATTTGCGGGCTTCTCCGCTACCCGAACTCCCACCGCCAAACCCACTGATGCGGCTCCGCTTAAAACGCTCAAAAACCAGGAGCGCGACCATATCTTGGCTGCTCTGCAGCGCACGGGTGGCCGGGTAAGCGGACCAAATGGCGCGGCAGTGCTATTAGATATCAACCCTAAAACGCTGGAAGCCCGCATGAAAAAGCTCGGCATTCGCCGAACGGTAGGCGTGGAAGAGTAG
- a CDS encoding pentapeptide repeat-containing protein, protein MKPRRATPTVKKALIFSPENVFERWTAVEIAPQQEMEQCRFVACDFSGADFTDKRFIDCLFERCNLSLAKLAGAGLQNVSFRECKLSGVQFAACRDMWFEVEFAHCQLPYASFHGKRMRGTRFANCVLTEADFSYADLTEAVFQECNLTGAVFEQTQLTATDFTTASGFLIDPDMNVVKRARFSLEGLPGLLSKHEIIVA, encoded by the coding sequence ATGAAACCACGGCGCGCCACTCCAACCGTCAAAAAAGCACTCATTTTTTCACCTGAGAACGTGTTTGAGCGGTGGACTGCTGTTGAAATTGCCCCCCAGCAAGAAATGGAGCAATGTCGGTTCGTGGCTTGCGACTTCTCGGGCGCCGACTTCACTGATAAACGCTTTATCGACTGCCTGTTTGAGCGGTGTAATCTATCATTAGCAAAGTTGGCCGGTGCAGGCTTGCAGAATGTGTCGTTTCGGGAGTGCAAGCTTTCGGGCGTGCAGTTTGCAGCCTGTCGGGATATGTGGTTTGAAGTGGAGTTTGCGCATTGCCAGCTTCCCTACGCTTCCTTCCACGGTAAGCGCATGCGCGGCACCCGCTTCGCGAACTGTGTGCTGACCGAGGCCGATTTCAGCTATGCCGACTTAACGGAAGCAGTCTTTCAGGAGTGTAACCTAACCGGGGCAGTTTTCGAGCAAACTCAGCTCACCGCCACCGATTTTACCACCGCTTCCGGCTTCCTCATCGACCCCGATATGAACGTAGTAAAGCGCGCCCGCTTCAGTCTAGAAGGCTTACCTGGTTTGCTCAGCAAGCACGAAATAATCGTGGCGTAG
- a CDS encoding universal stress protein: protein MTHTTILCPIDFSAATERLVAYAAALAAGTGAELRLLHVLEPQPTLATAVSDLDIASQLAHHHAAAKLAGAQVSTVILHGDAAQEIVAEAKRHTTDMIVIGAHGQTGLTRFLMGNTAELVVRTAPCATFLMKCRPAETLRQSA, encoded by the coding sequence ATGACTCACACCACCATTCTTTGCCCAATTGACTTTTCGGCGGCTACGGAGCGTCTGGTGGCGTATGCGGCCGCGCTGGCCGCCGGTACCGGAGCGGAACTGCGTTTGCTGCACGTGCTGGAACCGCAGCCCACATTGGCCACCGCCGTATCAGACCTTGATATTGCTAGCCAGTTGGCCCACCATCATGCCGCGGCCAAGCTAGCTGGTGCCCAGGTCAGCACGGTCATCCTACACGGTGATGCCGCCCAGGAGATCGTAGCCGAGGCTAAGCGCCACACTACTGATATGATCGTTATTGGGGCACACGGCCAAACTGGTCTTACGCGCTTCCTGATGGGAAATACGGCCGAATTGGTAGTGCGCACGGCACCTTGCGCTACTTTCCTGATGAAATGCCGGCCCGCCGAAACACTCCGCCAATCGGCCTGA
- a CDS encoding DHA2 family efflux MFS transporter permease subunit, which produces METGFTKWIIVVTVVLCVLLELIDTSIVNVALTQMMGNLSATQQEVSWVVASYGIANVIVIPMTGFLAEQFGRKNYYLFSVILFTLASVACGQSTNIWELVAFRFIQGVGGGALMATSQAILIDTFPPKQLALGQAIFGMGVIIGPTIGPTLGGYIVDNFDWPWIFYVNVPVGIFASIFTMLFIRDPERIKNAIPRPLREIDWSGIFLLILGVGSLQLVLEQGESEDWFESLYINVFTVFSVIGVVGFIWRELTAKQPIVDLRVLTRSRNLAIGAFLSFILGFGLFASVFIFPIFCQRILGFTAAQTGYLLLPGALLSGFMMPVVGKMIQGGIPQKYILPVGFICFFIFSYWMSLRITPLAGESDFFWPLMLRGFGLALLFLPITTMSLSGISGKDAGQAAGLTGMIRQLGGSFGVALVGTYLERSMMQNRVSLLPNISLYDPETQQRLQGFIANFMSKGASFVQAQQQAYAALEGSLMKQTAIITYAQTFLLIGAFFLLCLPLMFMIKRNRPGQAVDLNAAH; this is translated from the coding sequence ATGGAAACCGGATTTACCAAGTGGATCATCGTCGTAACGGTGGTCCTCTGCGTCTTGCTGGAGTTGATTGACACCAGCATCGTGAACGTGGCTCTTACCCAGATGATGGGCAACCTGTCGGCTACACAGCAGGAAGTAAGCTGGGTGGTGGCCTCCTACGGCATTGCCAACGTTATCGTGATTCCGATGACGGGCTTTTTGGCTGAGCAGTTTGGCCGCAAAAACTACTACCTGTTCTCGGTGATACTGTTCACCCTTGCCTCAGTAGCCTGCGGACAAAGTACTAACATCTGGGAGCTGGTGGCTTTTCGCTTCATTCAGGGTGTTGGGGGCGGGGCCCTTATGGCTACTTCGCAGGCTATTCTGATTGACACCTTTCCGCCCAAGCAGCTGGCGCTCGGTCAGGCAATATTTGGTATGGGCGTCATCATTGGTCCCACCATTGGTCCCACACTGGGCGGCTACATCGTGGATAACTTCGATTGGCCCTGGATTTTCTATGTGAACGTACCGGTGGGCATTTTCGCCTCCATCTTCACTATGCTGTTCATCCGCGACCCTGAGCGCATCAAAAATGCGATTCCAAGGCCGCTGCGCGAGATTGACTGGTCGGGTATTTTCCTGCTGATTCTTGGGGTTGGCTCCTTGCAGCTGGTGCTAGAGCAGGGCGAAAGTGAGGACTGGTTTGAGAGCCTCTATATCAACGTCTTCACTGTATTTTCTGTCATTGGCGTGGTCGGCTTTATCTGGCGGGAGCTAACGGCCAAGCAGCCCATCGTGGACTTACGGGTACTCACGCGTAGCCGCAACCTGGCCATTGGCGCATTCCTGTCGTTTATTCTGGGCTTCGGACTGTTTGCGTCCGTGTTCATCTTCCCAATTTTCTGTCAGCGAATTCTGGGCTTTACGGCCGCACAAACGGGGTATCTGTTGTTGCCGGGGGCTTTGCTGTCGGGCTTTATGATGCCGGTGGTGGGGAAGATGATTCAGGGGGGCATACCGCAGAAATATATTCTGCCGGTGGGCTTTATCTGCTTCTTTATCTTCTCGTACTGGATGAGCTTACGCATTACCCCATTGGCCGGCGAAAGTGACTTTTTCTGGCCGCTTATGCTGCGGGGCTTTGGCCTAGCATTGCTTTTCTTGCCTATTACAACGATGTCGCTATCCGGTATCAGTGGTAAAGATGCCGGGCAGGCGGCGGGTCTTACCGGTATGATTCGTCAGTTGGGCGGCTCGTTTGGAGTGGCGCTGGTAGGCACTTACTTGGAGCGCTCCATGATGCAGAATCGCGTGTCGCTGTTGCCCAATATTTCCTTGTACGACCCGGAAACTCAGCAGCGTCTGCAAGGCTTTATTGCCAACTTCATGTCTAAAGGCGCCAGCTTCGTGCAGGCTCAGCAGCAGGCCTACGCGGCCTTGGAGGGCTCTCTGATGAAGCAAACGGCCATCATTACTTACGCCCAAACCTTCCTCCTCATTGGCGCTTTCTTTCTGCTTTGTCTGCCGCTTATGTTCATGATCAAGCGCAATCGGCCCGGTCAAGCCGTTGATCTGAACGCGGCCCACTAG
- a CDS encoding HlyD family secretion protein — MATPVQQAPAVASAPHQDSAYTPEIEAPEGRSKRPIILVILALLLLVGCYFGWQRYQFGQTHEETDDAQVEGDVYPILPRVGGPVLEVKVQDNQLVKKGDILVTLDQADYQQRVNAAEAALAAAQANVVAARAGVGTAQANVRTAQSTIGVSEANRARLQKDLQRSTFLRQQDIIPQSEYDAVQANLKATSAQRATAADQVQVARQQVAAAQQQVAVAEAVVKQRQADLDNAKLQLSYTTITAPGDGIVSKKSAQPGQVVSPGQQIMGLVASGNTWVIANFKETQLENMREGQKVAVEVDAYPSEEFEGHIQSLSAATGARFALLPPDNASGNFVKVTQRVPVKIVLDKVDPQHPLRAGMSVTATVETK, encoded by the coding sequence ATGGCAACCCCCGTTCAACAAGCGCCGGCTGTAGCTTCTGCTCCTCACCAAGATTCGGCTTACACACCGGAAATTGAGGCACCGGAAGGCCGTTCAAAGCGTCCTATTATTCTCGTTATTCTGGCTCTGCTACTCCTCGTGGGGTGCTATTTTGGCTGGCAGCGCTACCAGTTTGGGCAAACGCACGAGGAAACCGACGATGCTCAGGTGGAAGGTGATGTGTATCCCATTCTGCCCCGCGTAGGTGGCCCGGTGCTCGAAGTAAAAGTGCAGGACAATCAACTCGTAAAGAAGGGTGACATACTCGTAACCCTCGATCAGGCCGACTACCAGCAGCGCGTGAACGCTGCGGAGGCGGCTCTGGCGGCGGCTCAGGCCAATGTAGTGGCGGCTCGCGCCGGAGTAGGCACGGCGCAGGCCAATGTGCGCACCGCCCAATCGACGATTGGAGTAAGCGAAGCCAACCGCGCCCGGCTGCAAAAAGACTTGCAGCGCAGCACTTTCCTGCGTCAGCAAGACATCATTCCGCAAAGCGAGTACGACGCGGTGCAAGCCAACTTGAAAGCTACCAGCGCCCAGCGCGCCACGGCCGCCGACCAGGTGCAGGTAGCACGCCAGCAGGTAGCCGCCGCGCAGCAGCAAGTGGCCGTAGCCGAAGCCGTAGTAAAGCAGCGCCAAGCTGACCTCGACAACGCCAAACTACAGCTGAGCTACACCACCATCACCGCACCTGGCGACGGAATTGTAAGCAAGAAAAGCGCACAGCCCGGTCAGGTGGTGTCACCGGGTCAGCAGATCATGGGACTTGTGGCCAGCGGCAACACCTGGGTAATTGCCAACTTCAAGGAAACGCAGCTGGAAAACATGCGCGAGGGCCAGAAGGTGGCGGTAGAGGTTGACGCGTACCCTAGCGAAGAATTTGAAGGCCACATTCAGTCACTTTCGGCGGCGACGGGTGCCCGCTTCGCCCTTTTGCCCCCCGACAACGCCAGCGGCAACTTCGTGAAAGTAACCCAGCGCGTGCCGGTCAAAATTGTGCTCGACAAAGTTGATCCTCAGCATCCCCTGCGTGCCGGCATGAGCGTGACGGCCACGGTGGAAACCAAGTAA
- the pulA gene encoding type I pullulanase, whose protein sequence is MWAPTADALHLKLYTTGTGGEAVADFAMRKAESGTWVFTLPSQPAGRFYVVQATIGGQKMAEVPDPYVHAVGLNGQRGVLLDPATVNPMGWLDDQRPTLAKPTDVIIGELHLRDLSMHPESGVEHKGKYLGLTESGTQGPDGVSTGLDHLAELGISHVHLLPTNDFASIDESKLSENRYNWGYEPLHFSVPEGSFATDPADPAARIRELKQVVQALHQRGLRLVLDVVYNHTTDAARTSFEQLVPGYYYRHNDDGSYSNATACGNEIASERPMVRKLIVESVAYWAREYHADGFRFDLMGVLDSETMRAVRVALDQQDHSILMYGEGWTAGPSPLPETARAVKANVQRLERIAAFSDELRDGVRGHVSRREEPGFASGHPGLEESVKFGIVAATEHPQIDYSKVNYSKTPWAASPAQTINYVACHDDQLLWDKLQSSNPSATEAELIQRDILSNTIVFTSQGIPFLPIGDEFLRTKGGSHNSFNQPDSVNQIDWGRKARYARVYAFYRELLALRRAHPAFRLPTRKLVQQHLEFLPNLPPGTIAYRLRDYAGGDTWRNIVVVFNGNKAPTAVMVPAGSYTVVLRGDHLVPAGIEKLPPSANPFALKMPPSTAMILVEK, encoded by the coding sequence GTGTGGGCACCGACGGCCGACGCGCTCCACCTTAAGCTATACACAACCGGCACGGGAGGGGAGGCCGTGGCCGATTTTGCCATGCGGAAGGCTGAAAGCGGCACCTGGGTTTTTACTTTACCCTCGCAACCAGCGGGCCGCTTCTATGTAGTTCAAGCCACTATTGGGGGGCAAAAAATGGCCGAAGTGCCTGACCCTTACGTGCACGCCGTGGGCCTGAATGGACAGCGCGGCGTGCTGCTTGATCCGGCTACAGTTAACCCGATGGGCTGGCTGGATGACCAACGGCCAACCCTGGCCAAGCCGACCGACGTGATAATCGGGGAGCTGCATCTACGGGACTTGTCTATGCACCCTGAATCGGGCGTCGAGCATAAGGGCAAATACTTAGGGTTAACGGAGTCTGGAACCCAAGGTCCCGATGGCGTGAGCACGGGCCTCGACCATCTGGCGGAGCTGGGTATCAGTCATGTACATCTGCTGCCGACCAACGATTTTGCTTCCATCGATGAGAGTAAGCTGAGCGAAAATCGCTACAACTGGGGCTACGAGCCTTTGCATTTCTCAGTGCCCGAAGGATCATTTGCCACCGACCCCGCCGACCCTGCTGCCCGCATCCGGGAGCTGAAACAAGTGGTGCAGGCATTGCACCAGCGCGGCCTGCGCTTGGTGCTCGATGTGGTGTACAACCATACTACTGACGCCGCCCGCACCAGCTTTGAGCAGTTGGTACCCGGCTACTACTATCGACATAATGACGACGGCAGCTACTCCAACGCCACCGCCTGCGGCAACGAAATTGCCTCGGAGCGGCCCATGGTGCGTAAGTTGATCGTGGAGTCGGTGGCATACTGGGCCCGCGAGTATCACGCCGATGGGTTTCGGTTTGACCTGATGGGGGTGCTGGATAGTGAAACCATGCGCGCCGTGCGCGTAGCCCTCGACCAGCAGGACCATAGTATTCTGATGTATGGCGAAGGATGGACTGCAGGCCCCAGCCCATTGCCCGAAACGGCTCGCGCGGTAAAAGCAAATGTGCAGCGTTTGGAACGGATTGCCGCCTTCAGCGACGAGTTGCGCGATGGGGTGCGTGGGCATGTGTCGCGGCGCGAGGAGCCGGGCTTTGCCAGTGGGCATCCGGGGCTGGAGGAAAGCGTGAAGTTCGGTATTGTGGCCGCCACCGAGCACCCCCAGATTGATTACTCGAAGGTGAATTACAGCAAAACGCCCTGGGCCGCGTCGCCCGCCCAAACCATCAACTACGTGGCCTGCCACGACGACCAGTTGCTTTGGGATAAGCTACAGTCATCGAACCCCAGCGCAACGGAAGCTGAGCTAATTCAGCGGGATATCCTTAGCAATACTATCGTGTTCACCTCGCAGGGAATCCCGTTTTTGCCCATTGGCGACGAGTTTCTGCGCACGAAAGGCGGCTCCCACAACTCCTTCAACCAGCCCGACAGCGTTAATCAAATTGACTGGGGCCGCAAAGCCCGCTATGCGCGGGTGTATGCGTTCTACCGCGAACTGCTGGCGTTGCGGCGAGCCCATCCGGCGTTTCGGTTGCCCACCCGCAAATTGGTGCAGCAGCACCTCGAGTTTTTGCCCAATTTGCCCCCCGGCACCATCGCCTACCGCCTCCGCGACTACGCCGGCGGCGATACATGGCGCAACATTGTCGTGGTGTTCAATGGCAACAAAGCGCCAACTGCCGTCATGGTGCCGGCCGGTAGCTACACGGTGGTGCTGCGCGGCGATCATTTAGTACCAGCTGGTATCGAAAAATTGCCCCCCAGTGCTAACCCATTCGCGCTAAAAATGCCCCCCAGCACGGCTATGATTCTGGTGGAGAAATAA